In Mercurialis annua linkage group LG5, ddMerAnnu1.2, whole genome shotgun sequence, a single genomic region encodes these proteins:
- the LOC126682095 gene encoding squalene synthase 1-like has protein sequence MGSLGAILRNPDDLYPLLKLKMAARHAEKQIPPQPHWGFCYSMLHKVSRSFALVIQQLDIELRDAVCIFYLVLRALDTVEDDTSIATDIKVPILIDFYKHIYNPEWHFSCGTKDYKVLMDQFHHVSTAFLELGKSYQEAIEDITKRMGAGMAKFICKEVETIDDYDEYCHYVAGLVGLGLSKLFHASGKEDLASDDLSNSMGLFLQKINIIRDYLEDINEIPKSRMFWPRQIWSKYVNKLEDLKYEENSEKAVQCLNDMVTNALIHADDCLKYMSALRDPAIFRFCAIPQIMSIGTLALCYNNIEVFRGVVKMRRGLTAKVIDRTKTMADVYGAFFDFSCMLKSKVDRNDPNAEKALSRLDAIQKTCRESGFLNKRKSLINNEPGSNSALIFLLIIILAIVYAYFSRQNN, from the exons ATGGGAAGTTTGGGAGCGATTTTGAGAAACCCAGATGATTTGTACCCACTATTGAAGCTAAAAATGGCAGCAAGGCATGCAGAGAAGCAGATCCCACCGCAGCCTCACTGGGGATTCTGTTACTCTATGCTTCATAAAGTTTCTCGTAGCTTTGCTCTTGTTATTCAGCAGCTCGACATTGAGCTTCGTGATGCT GTCTGCATATTCTATTTGGTTCTTCGAGCCCTTGATACTGTTG AGGATGATACAAGCATAGCTACAGATATCAAAGTTCCTATTCTGATAGACTTTTACAAACACATATACAATCCTGAATGGCACTTTTCAT GTGGCACTAAGGACTATAAAGTTCTCATGGACCAGTTTCATCATGTTTCAACTGCTTTTCTTGAACTTGGGAAAag TTACCAAGAGGCGATTGAGGATATCACAAAAAGAATGGGTGCAGGAATGGCTAAATTCATATGCAAAGAG GTGGAAACAATTGATGATTATGACGAGTATTGCCACTATGTAGCAGGACTTGTGGGACTGGGACTGTCCAAGCTTTTCCATGCCTCTGGAAAGGAAGATTTGGCCTCAGATGACCTTTCCAACTCAATGGGTTTATTTCTTCAG AAAATAAACATTATTCGAGATTATCTGGAGGACATAAATGAGATACCTAAGTCACGCATGTTTTGGCCTCGTCAAATCTGGAGCAAATATGTTAATAAACTCGAG GACTTAAAGTATGAAGAGAACTCAGAGAAGGCAGTGCAATGTTTGAATGATATGGTTACTAATGCTCTGATCCATGCGGATGATTGCTTGAAGTACATGTCTGCACTGCGGGATCCTGCTATATTTCGTTTTTGTGCCATCCCTCAG ATCATGTCCATTGGAACCCTAGCATTGTGCTACAACAACATTGAAGTATTCAGAGGTGTTGTGAAAATGAGGCGTG GTCTAACTGCAAAGGTCATTGACCGAACTAAGACTATGGCTGATGTCTATGGTGCTTTCTTTGATTTCTCCTGCATGCTTAAATCAAAG GTTGACAGAAATGATCCTAACGCAGAAAAAGCGCTGAGCAGGTTGGACGCAATACAAAAAACTTGCCGTGAATCTGGGTTCTTAAACAAGAG GAAGTCTCTCATAAACAATGAGCCAGGATCTAATTCAGCTCTT ATTTTCCTCCTTATAATTATATTGGCCATTGTATATGCATATTTCTCCCGACAAAATAACTAA